One stretch of Streptomyces agglomeratus DNA includes these proteins:
- a CDS encoding amidohydrolase family protein, with amino-acid sequence MTGDRYTVISADCHAGADLLDYRPYLEKRHHDDFDAWAATYVNPYEDLLADTADRNWNSARRLAELEADGIVAEVVFPNTIPPFFPSASLMAPAPTKAEYEQRWAGLRAHNRWLADFCDAAPGRRAGVAQILLNDVDEAVREIRRTKDAGLTGGILLPGAPPGSGVPELYSRTYDPIWAVCAELDVPVNHHGGSASPPLGDEPAARAVFMVETTWFSHRALWHLMFGGAFRRHPGLKLVLTEQGSGWIPGVIGMLDYYHSRLVAAATRAATAESKFGAGLAGSMGGSPSEVWRDNCYVGASFMRPHEVPLRDRIGLDKIMWGSDYPHDEGTAPYSREGLRIAYAGLPTQEIAAMVGGNAARVYGFDLGLLDPLAAQCGPRVAEIAEPLPLTEIPPDATSPAFAPGGSVRVW; translated from the coding sequence ATGACCGGCGATCGGTACACCGTCATCTCCGCCGACTGCCACGCGGGCGCCGATCTCCTCGACTACAGGCCGTACTTGGAGAAGCGCCACCACGACGACTTCGACGCCTGGGCGGCGACGTACGTCAATCCCTACGAGGATCTCCTCGCCGACACCGCCGACCGCAACTGGAACTCCGCCCGCCGCCTCGCCGAGCTGGAGGCGGACGGCATCGTCGCCGAGGTCGTCTTCCCGAACACCATCCCGCCGTTCTTCCCCAGCGCCTCCCTCATGGCCCCCGCCCCGACGAAGGCGGAGTACGAGCAGCGCTGGGCCGGCCTGCGGGCCCACAACCGTTGGCTCGCGGACTTCTGCGACGCGGCGCCGGGCCGGCGGGCGGGCGTCGCGCAGATCCTCCTCAACGACGTGGACGAGGCGGTACGGGAGATCCGCCGCACCAAGGACGCCGGCCTCACCGGGGGCATCCTGCTGCCCGGCGCCCCACCGGGTTCCGGTGTGCCCGAGCTCTACTCGCGGACGTACGACCCGATCTGGGCCGTCTGCGCGGAGCTGGACGTGCCCGTCAACCACCACGGCGGTTCGGCTTCGCCGCCGCTGGGCGACGAACCGGCCGCGCGCGCCGTCTTCATGGTGGAGACCACATGGTTCTCGCACCGGGCCCTGTGGCACCTGATGTTCGGCGGGGCGTTCCGCCGCCATCCCGGCCTGAAGCTGGTCCTCACCGAACAGGGGTCGGGCTGGATTCCCGGCGTGATCGGGATGCTGGACTACTACCACTCCCGGCTCGTGGCAGCGGCGACCCGCGCCGCCACCGCCGAGTCGAAGTTCGGCGCGGGCCTGGCGGGCTCGATGGGCGGCAGCCCGAGCGAGGTCTGGCGCGACAACTGCTATGTCGGCGCCAGCTTCATGCGCCCGCACGAAGTGCCGCTGCGCGACCGCATCGGCCTCGACAAGATCATGTGGGGCAGCGACTACCCCCACGACGAAGGTACGGCGCCGTACTCCCGCGAAGGTCTGCGGATCGCGTACGCCGGACTGCCCACGCAGGAGATCGCGGCCATGGTGGGCGGGAACGCGGCCCGTGTCTACGGCTTCGACCTCGGCCTCCTCGACCCCCTCGCGGCCCAGTGCGGACCACGGGTCGCGGAGATCGCCGAACCGCTGCCGCTCACGGAGATCCCGCCCGACGCGACGAGCCCGGCCTTCGCGCCGGGCGGGTCGGTACGCGTGTGGTGA
- a CDS encoding sterol desaturase family protein — protein MPNLPDVVLWSIPAFVLLTVLEIVSYRLHPDDDAAGYETKDAVTSVSMGLGSIAFDFLWKIPIVAIYMAVYELTPARVPVLWWTIPLMLLAQDFFYYWSHRGHHVIRVLWACHVVHHSSRKFNLTTALRQPWTSLTVWPFYLPLVACGVHPAALAFCSSANLVYQFWVHTERVGKLPRPFEYVLNTPSHHRVHHASQGGYLDRNFGGILIVWDRLFRSFAAETERPVYGLTKNIETYNPLRVATHEYAAIARDVRAATTWRERAGRVFRGPGWQPAPPAPAAPAPAASAPAEPAPAPLAAPTAQQPEHAA, from the coding sequence ATGCCGAACCTGCCCGATGTCGTGCTGTGGTCGATACCCGCCTTCGTCCTGCTCACCGTGCTCGAAATCGTGAGCTACCGCCTCCATCCCGACGACGACGCCGCCGGGTACGAGACCAAGGACGCCGTCACCAGCGTCAGCATGGGGCTGGGCAGCATCGCGTTCGACTTCCTGTGGAAGATCCCGATTGTCGCGATCTACATGGCGGTGTACGAGCTGACGCCCGCCCGCGTCCCCGTCCTGTGGTGGACGATCCCGCTGATGCTGCTCGCGCAGGACTTCTTCTACTACTGGTCCCACCGCGGCCACCACGTCATCCGCGTCCTGTGGGCCTGCCACGTCGTCCACCACTCCAGCCGCAAGTTCAACCTCACCACCGCCCTGCGCCAGCCCTGGACGAGCCTCACCGTCTGGCCGTTCTACCTGCCGCTCGTCGCGTGCGGCGTGCACCCGGCGGCGCTCGCGTTCTGCTCGTCCGCGAACCTCGTCTACCAGTTCTGGGTGCACACCGAGCGGGTCGGCAAGCTGCCACGCCCCTTCGAGTACGTCCTGAACACGCCCTCCCACCACCGTGTCCACCACGCCTCCCAGGGCGGCTACCTGGACCGGAACTTCGGCGGCATCCTGATCGTCTGGGACCGGCTCTTCCGCTCCTTCGCGGCCGAGACCGAGCGGCCCGTCTACGGCCTCACCAAGAACATCGAGACGTACAACCCGCTGCGCGTCGCCACCCACGAGTACGCCGCCATCGCCCGCGACGTACGGGCCGCCACCACCTGGCGCGAGCGCGCCGGCCGCGTCTTCCGCGGCCCCGGCTGGCAACCCGCGCCCCCCGCTCCCGCTGCCCCCGCTCCCGCCGCTTCCGCTCCCGCCGAACCCGCCCCCGCACCGCTCGCCGCGCCGACCGCGCAGCAGCCCGAGCACGCCGCGTGA
- a CDS encoding amidohydrolase family protein has translation MTEESDPYLIISSDCHAGLPTERYRPYLDSAFHRDFDDFLGQRDARREEMTRLGVRNEAFAAKWFEDNAEGLRGGWDAAQRLKELDGDGVAAEVVFPDADAVDSGTAAPFGVGLGLSGDQDPRLGMAGARAHNRWLAEFVAQNPERHCGVALLPVTGEVEEVVAEIHRARETGLGALMIPSMWVDKAPYHDRRYDPVWAAAAETRMPVVTHSGAAPRHEYGDHLGIYVSEVTWWPARPLWFLLWSGVFERHPGLRFGVAESGCWWLPNQLWFMDRLYLGAHGGKKLSPFAELKRPPSEYLDRQVFVCATNTKRRELAQRYEIGVDNILWGSDFPHPEGTWPDTRAWLKRTFHDIPVTETRRILGLAAAEVFGFDTAKLAPLARRIGPTPAELGQPDDQPAVEASWARSRETGRHWLTGHDFPVLGVAP, from the coding sequence ATGACAGAAGAGAGCGACCCGTACCTGATCATCTCCTCCGACTGCCACGCCGGTCTGCCGACCGAGCGGTACCGGCCCTACCTGGACAGCGCCTTCCACCGCGACTTCGACGACTTCCTCGGGCAGCGCGACGCCCGCCGCGAGGAGATGACGCGCCTGGGCGTACGCAACGAGGCGTTCGCGGCCAAGTGGTTCGAGGACAACGCGGAGGGGCTGCGCGGCGGCTGGGACGCGGCGCAGCGCCTGAAGGAGCTCGACGGCGACGGTGTGGCCGCCGAGGTGGTCTTCCCCGACGCCGATGCCGTGGACAGCGGGACCGCCGCGCCCTTCGGCGTCGGCCTCGGCCTCTCCGGCGACCAGGACCCGCGCCTGGGCATGGCGGGCGCCCGGGCCCACAACCGGTGGCTCGCCGAGTTCGTGGCGCAGAATCCCGAACGGCACTGCGGTGTCGCGCTCCTGCCCGTCACGGGAGAGGTCGAGGAGGTCGTCGCCGAGATCCACCGGGCCAGGGAAACCGGGCTCGGCGCGCTGATGATCCCCTCGATGTGGGTCGACAAGGCGCCGTACCACGACCGGCGTTACGACCCGGTGTGGGCGGCGGCGGCCGAGACCCGGATGCCGGTGGTGACCCACTCGGGCGCCGCGCCGCGCCACGAGTACGGCGACCACCTCGGCATCTACGTCTCCGAGGTCACGTGGTGGCCGGCCAGGCCGCTGTGGTTCCTGCTCTGGTCGGGCGTCTTCGAGCGCCACCCCGGGCTGAGGTTCGGCGTCGCGGAGTCCGGCTGCTGGTGGCTGCCGAACCAGCTGTGGTTCATGGACCGCCTCTACCTGGGCGCGCACGGCGGCAAGAAGCTGTCCCCCTTCGCGGAGCTCAAGCGGCCGCCGAGCGAGTACCTCGACCGGCAGGTCTTCGTCTGCGCCACCAACACCAAGCGCCGCGAACTCGCCCAGCGCTACGAGATCGGCGTCGACAACATCCTGTGGGGCAGCGACTTCCCGCACCCCGAGGGCACCTGGCCCGACACCCGCGCGTGGCTGAAGCGCACCTTCCACGACATCCCCGTCACCGAGACCCGCCGCATCCTCGGCCTGGCCGCCGCCGAGGTCTTCGGCTTCGACACGGCGAAGCTCGCCCCGCTCGCCCGGCGCATCGGCCCGACTCCGGCGGAGCTGGGCCAGCCGGACGACCAGCCGGCGGTCGAGGCGTCGTGGGCGCGGTCGCGCGAGACGGGCCGGCACTGGCTGACCGGCCACGACTTCCCGGTGCTGGGGGTCGCGCCATGA
- a CDS encoding acetoacetate decarboxylase family protein, protein MARVRYGARTEAEIAAARASASALPDIWSTGVVALWESDPDAVAAVLPPPLKPAGRPLVRANISKVDLPGYPLGAGSVAVAAVHDGVAGWYPLVMPMTHERALVGGREVFGEPKKLGEVTVDRDGLVVRAALARHGIAFVEVRGAVEGPLPLPGPARKIDFYYKFLPAVDGRGFDADPVLVHCVRNEKVRRLERIAGDVVLRESMYDPVADLPVHRVVEITIGEKTTDQNGRVVERVSARALLPYIHQRYDDPRQILDGPPEGSV, encoded by the coding sequence ATGGCACGCGTACGGTACGGCGCGCGGACCGAGGCCGAGATCGCGGCGGCGCGCGCATCCGCTTCCGCGCTCCCGGACATCTGGTCCACGGGTGTGGTGGCCCTGTGGGAAAGCGACCCGGACGCGGTGGCGGCCGTACTGCCGCCGCCCCTCAAGCCCGCCGGGCGGCCGCTCGTACGGGCGAACATCAGCAAGGTCGACCTGCCGGGGTACCCGCTGGGCGCGGGTTCGGTGGCGGTCGCCGCGGTCCACGACGGCGTCGCCGGCTGGTACCCCCTCGTCATGCCGATGACCCATGAACGGGCCCTCGTCGGCGGCCGTGAGGTCTTCGGCGAGCCGAAGAAGCTGGGCGAGGTGACCGTCGACCGCGACGGCCTGGTCGTACGGGCGGCACTCGCCCGGCACGGCATCGCCTTCGTCGAGGTGCGGGGCGCCGTCGAGGGGCCGCTGCCGCTGCCCGGACCGGCCCGGAAGATCGACTTCTACTACAAGTTCCTGCCGGCCGTGGACGGCCGGGGCTTCGACGCCGACCCCGTCCTCGTGCACTGCGTCCGCAACGAGAAGGTGCGCAGGCTGGAGCGGATCGCCGGGGACGTGGTGCTGCGCGAGTCGATGTACGACCCGGTCGCGGATCTGCCCGTACACCGTGTCGTGGAGATCACGATCGGTGAGAAGACCACCGACCAGAACGGGCGCGTGGTGGAACGCGTGAGCGCGCGGGCACTGCTCCCGTACATCCACCAGCGTTACGACGACCCGCGGCAGATCCTCGACGGCCCGCCGGAGGGGAGCGTCTGA
- a CDS encoding SURF1 family protein, with protein MYRFLLSRQWVILTLLTLVLIPTMVELGFWQLHRHEHRVAQNELIAGNLRARPVPVDGITSPGHTVPRADYWRRVTATGTYDTAHEVVVRRRTDADDQVGFHVLTPLVMDDGRAVLVNRGWVPFAADQQAFPEVPAAPKGEVTVTGRLKADETTAGSGIKDLSGLPPRQVMLINSEQQAKALSRPVLGGYIEQSEPVPAGPKPQLVPEPEADSIGPHMAYAVQWWLFAAAVPFGWFVLVRREKRDRAAAAESGAGDGAPAEPATADA; from the coding sequence GTGTACCGCTTCCTGTTGTCCCGGCAGTGGGTGATCCTCACCCTCCTGACGCTCGTCCTCATTCCCACCATGGTCGAGCTGGGTTTCTGGCAGCTGCACCGGCACGAGCACCGGGTCGCGCAGAACGAGCTGATCGCGGGAAACCTCAGGGCCCGGCCCGTGCCCGTCGACGGCATCACCTCCCCCGGTCACACCGTCCCGCGCGCCGACTACTGGCGCCGCGTGACCGCCACCGGCACGTACGACACCGCGCACGAAGTCGTCGTACGCCGCAGGACCGACGCCGACGACCAGGTCGGCTTCCACGTCCTCACCCCGCTGGTCATGGACGACGGCCGTGCCGTCCTCGTCAACCGGGGGTGGGTCCCCTTCGCCGCCGACCAGCAGGCGTTCCCCGAGGTCCCGGCCGCCCCCAAGGGCGAAGTGACCGTCACCGGGCGCCTCAAGGCCGACGAGACCACGGCGGGCAGCGGAATCAAGGACCTGAGCGGTCTGCCGCCCCGGCAGGTCATGCTGATCAACAGTGAGCAGCAGGCGAAGGCGCTCTCGCGGCCCGTCCTCGGCGGTTACATCGAGCAGAGCGAGCCCGTCCCGGCCGGCCCGAAGCCGCAGCTCGTGCCCGAGCCGGAAGCCGACTCGATCGGTCCGCACATGGCGTACGCCGTGCAGTGGTGGCTGTTCGCGGCCGCGGTGCCGTTCGGCTGGTTCGTTCTCGTACGCCGCGAAAAGCGCGACCGCGCCGCGGCGGCCGAGTCCGGCGCGGGCGACGGCGCACCGGCCGAGCCCGCCACCGCGGACGCGTGA
- a CDS encoding VIT1/CCC1 transporter family protein has product MTDQTHDEAHGGALGARLNWLRAGVLGANDGIVSTAGIVVGVAGATDERSTLLTAGLAGLLAGSMSMAAGEYVSVSTQRDSEEAALAQERRELREEPEAELAELTGLLAARGLSADVAREAAQQLTERDALRAHARVELGIDPEDLTNPWHAAAASFVAFTVGALLPLLAIVLPPPSWRLPVTVVSVLLALALTGWSSARLGAAPPRPAVLRNMAGGALAMAVTYGAGSLLGAAGV; this is encoded by the coding sequence GTGACCGATCAGACGCATGACGAAGCCCACGGCGGAGCCCTCGGCGCGCGCCTGAACTGGCTGCGCGCCGGGGTGCTCGGGGCCAACGACGGCATCGTGTCGACCGCGGGCATCGTCGTCGGCGTCGCCGGGGCGACGGACGAGCGCTCCACGCTCCTGACGGCGGGCCTCGCCGGGCTGCTGGCCGGGTCGATGTCGATGGCGGCGGGGGAGTACGTATCGGTGTCGACGCAGCGCGACTCGGAGGAGGCGGCGCTGGCGCAGGAACGGCGTGAGCTGCGGGAGGAGCCGGAGGCCGAACTGGCGGAGCTGACCGGGCTGCTGGCCGCCCGCGGCCTGTCCGCGGACGTGGCCCGCGAGGCCGCCCAGCAGCTCACCGAACGCGACGCGCTGCGCGCGCACGCGCGCGTGGAGCTCGGCATCGACCCCGAGGACCTCACCAACCCCTGGCATGCCGCCGCCGCCAGCTTCGTCGCCTTCACGGTGGGCGCACTGCTCCCGCTCCTGGCGATCGTCCTCCCGCCCCCGTCCTGGCGGCTCCCGGTCACGGTCGTCTCGGTCCTCCTCGCCCTGGCCCTGACCGGCTGGAGCAGCGCCCGCCTGGGGGCCGCACCGCCCCGGCCGGCGGTGCTGCGGAACATGGCGGGCGGTGCGCTGGCGATGGCGGTGACGTACGGGGCGGGGTCGCTGCTGGGGGCGGCGGGGGTCTAG
- a CDS encoding SDR family NAD(P)-dependent oxidoreductase: MRLREGQVAVVTGAASGIGLAMVRRFAAGGLKVVLADVEETALEKAASELRAGGAEVLARVVDVSERESVTGLADAAYDTFGAVHVLCNNAGVGSGAEGRMWEHEVNDWKWAFAVNVWGVFHGIQAFVPRMIAGGAPGHVVNTSSGDGGIAPLPTASVYAVTKAAVVTMTESLYAHLRAENVPVSASVLFPGPHMLRTGLWESHRNRPARYAKERPRRTPYRSLGQWEAAMREAGHEIEFTPVEDVAQTVVDGITADRFWMLPASEHSDRQIRARSRSMLDRSNPSYLEKFILD, encoded by the coding sequence ATGCGGCTTCGGGAGGGGCAGGTCGCCGTGGTCACGGGCGCGGCGAGCGGCATCGGTCTCGCGATGGTGCGCCGGTTCGCCGCCGGGGGACTCAAGGTCGTACTCGCCGATGTGGAGGAGACAGCGCTGGAGAAGGCCGCGTCCGAGCTGCGGGCCGGGGGCGCCGAGGTGCTCGCGCGCGTCGTCGACGTCAGCGAACGGGAGTCCGTCACCGGGCTCGCGGACGCGGCGTACGACACCTTCGGCGCGGTGCACGTGCTGTGCAACAACGCGGGTGTCGGCTCCGGCGCCGAGGGCCGCATGTGGGAGCACGAGGTGAACGACTGGAAGTGGGCGTTCGCGGTGAACGTGTGGGGCGTCTTCCACGGCATCCAGGCTTTCGTTCCCCGGATGATCGCGGGCGGGGCACCCGGGCACGTCGTCAACACGTCGTCGGGCGACGGCGGAATCGCACCGCTGCCGACCGCCTCCGTGTACGCCGTCACCAAGGCGGCCGTCGTGACGATGACCGAGTCGCTGTACGCCCACCTGAGGGCGGAGAACGTTCCCGTGAGCGCGTCGGTGCTGTTCCCCGGACCGCACATGCTCCGTACGGGCCTGTGGGAGTCGCACCGCAACCGGCCCGCCCGCTACGCCAAGGAACGGCCGCGCAGGACGCCGTACCGCAGCCTCGGCCAGTGGGAGGCGGCGATGAGGGAGGCGGGGCACGAGATCGAGTTCACCCCGGTCGAGGACGTCGCGCAGACCGTCGTGGACGGTATCACGGCCGACCGGTTCTGGATGCTGCCGGCGAGCGAGCACAGCGACCGGCAGATCCGCGCGCGGTCGCGGTCGATGCTCGACCGCTCCAATCCGTCGTACCTGGAGAAGTTCATTCTCGACTGA
- a CDS encoding DEDDh family exonuclease gives MTMLEDQSTAAPWPTAYPKGYAVVDVETTGLARDDRIVSAAVYRLDYRGDVEDHWYTLVNPERDPGPVWIHGLTSDVLVGAPLFPDIAAELSERLDGRVLVAHNAMFDWSMIAREYARAARTAPVQQRLCTIALSKELGLPLPNHKLESLAAHFGVVQQRAHHALDDARVLAEAFRPSLHAAAHGGVRLPLLECLPLTEWSDSPATPRVGHQASYRGGGMGSWRPSRKRPACPYPNPGRYEPGKLLKQGMRVAFSGDTSVDRELLEDRAVEAGLHVATSVSRLTSLLVTNDPGSATSKTVKATSFGTPVVDEAAFTQLLRDVSPADG, from the coding sequence GTGACCATGCTCGAAGACCAATCGACAGCAGCGCCGTGGCCGACCGCCTACCCGAAGGGGTACGCGGTCGTCGACGTGGAGACCACCGGGCTCGCGCGCGACGACCGGATAGTCTCCGCTGCCGTCTACCGGCTGGACTACCGGGGGGACGTCGAGGACCACTGGTACACGCTCGTCAACCCGGAGCGGGACCCCGGTCCCGTGTGGATCCACGGCCTGACGAGTGATGTCCTCGTGGGCGCCCCCCTGTTCCCGGACATCGCGGCCGAACTGTCCGAGCGGCTCGACGGCCGGGTGCTCGTGGCGCACAACGCGATGTTCGACTGGTCGATGATCGCCCGCGAGTACGCACGCGCCGCGCGCACCGCGCCCGTCCAGCAGCGGCTGTGCACCATCGCGCTCTCCAAGGAGCTGGGCCTGCCGCTGCCCAACCACAAGCTCGAGTCGCTGGCCGCACACTTCGGTGTCGTACAGCAACGGGCGCACCACGCCCTCGACGACGCGCGCGTACTGGCCGAGGCGTTCCGCCCGAGCCTGCACGCGGCGGCGCACGGCGGCGTGCGGCTGCCGCTGCTGGAGTGCCTGCCGCTCACCGAGTGGTCGGACTCGCCCGCGACGCCGAGGGTGGGCCACCAGGCGTCGTACCGGGGCGGAGGCATGGGCAGCTGGCGCCCGTCGCGCAAGCGGCCGGCGTGCCCGTACCCGAACCCCGGGCGGTACGAACCGGGCAAACTACTCAAGCAGGGCATGCGGGTGGCGTTCTCCGGCGACACCTCCGTGGACCGCGAGCTGCTGGAGGACCGCGCGGTGGAGGCGGGCCTGCACGTCGCGACGAGTGTGTCCCGGCTCACGAGCCTGCTCGTCACCAACGACCCAGGCTCGGCCACGTCCAAGACCGTCAAGGCCACGTCCTTCGGCACCCCCGTCGTCGACGAGGCCGCCTTCACCCAGCTGCTGCGGGACGTGTCTCCGGCAGACGGGTGA
- a CDS encoding TetR/AcrR family transcriptional regulator, which produces MPRRTQATGGESGTGGESGTGGTGPRGPRSALTRDEVLEAAAALVKRHGPGALTMRRLAAELGTAVTSIYWHVGNRESLLDALVERTVEEMGAIRPSGRTPASRIVSVARGLRRELLDRPHLIAMVHERGLTERMFLPAQRALVHEVHAAGLRGARAAEAVRAVQFQAVGHVLVERNRERAPVQRPGEEELWDELTAEHDPALARALARPADPERLFVNSVKALVDGLLTRADGAVSDGPYPQ; this is translated from the coding sequence ATGCCACGCAGGACACAGGCCACGGGCGGGGAGAGCGGCACGGGCGGGGAGAGCGGCACGGGCGGCACGGGGCCACGCGGTCCGCGCTCCGCGCTGACCCGTGACGAGGTCCTGGAAGCGGCCGCGGCCCTCGTCAAGCGGCACGGGCCCGGAGCGCTCACCATGCGCAGGCTCGCCGCCGAACTCGGTACGGCGGTCACCTCGATCTACTGGCACGTCGGCAACCGCGAGTCGCTCCTCGACGCCCTCGTCGAGCGGACCGTCGAGGAGATGGGCGCGATCCGCCCGTCCGGCCGCACCCCGGCCTCCCGCATCGTCTCGGTCGCCCGGGGTCTGCGCCGCGAGCTGCTCGACCGCCCCCACCTGATCGCGATGGTCCACGAACGCGGCCTCACCGAGCGGATGTTCCTGCCCGCCCAGCGGGCCCTCGTGCACGAGGTGCACGCGGCGGGTCTGCGCGGCGCGCGGGCCGCCGAGGCCGTACGGGCGGTCCAGTTCCAGGCCGTCGGGCACGTCCTCGTCGAGCGCAACCGCGAACGCGCCCCGGTGCAGCGCCCCGGCGAGGAGGAGCTGTGGGACGAGCTGACCGCGGAACACGACCCGGCGCTGGCGCGGGCCCTGGCCCGGCCCGCCGATCCCGAACGCCTCTTCGTCAACTCCGTGAAGGCTCTGGTGGACGGTCTGCTCACCCGGGCGGACGGGGCTGTCAGTGACGGCCCGTATCCTCAGTGA
- a CDS encoding lysoplasmalogenase, with protein sequence MNRGRLAGFLLLAFALAAAADLASLLAGAEQGHRIAKPLLMPLLAGYTAARGGPRLLVVALLFGWGGDVFLLADADWAFLVGMGSFAAGHVCYLVLFGRGRTPTALGAGYAVALLATVALLWPDLPADLRIPVAAYSLLLTAMAYRSSGLGLYAGLGGALFLLSDTLIATGVAHWPQPPVPDFWIMLTYLAAQYLLVKGALERRQETPAAPAANRESRTTV encoded by the coding sequence GTGAACCGGGGCAGGCTCGCGGGCTTCCTCCTCCTCGCCTTCGCCCTCGCGGCCGCCGCCGACCTCGCCTCGCTCCTTGCGGGCGCCGAACAGGGCCACCGGATCGCCAAGCCGCTCCTGATGCCCCTGCTCGCCGGGTACACCGCCGCCCGCGGCGGCCCGCGGCTGCTGGTCGTCGCGCTGCTCTTCGGCTGGGGCGGCGACGTGTTCCTGCTCGCCGACGCGGACTGGGCCTTCCTCGTCGGCATGGGCTCCTTCGCCGCCGGTCACGTCTGCTACCTCGTACTGTTCGGACGCGGCCGTACGCCGACGGCTCTCGGCGCCGGGTACGCCGTCGCGCTCCTCGCCACCGTCGCCCTCCTGTGGCCGGACCTCCCCGCCGACCTGCGGATCCCGGTCGCCGCGTACAGCCTGCTGCTCACGGCCATGGCGTACCGTTCGAGCGGCCTGGGTCTGTACGCCGGGCTCGGCGGCGCGCTCTTCCTGCTCTCCGACACCCTCATCGCCACCGGTGTCGCGCACTGGCCGCAGCCTCCGGTGCCCGACTTCTGGATCATGCTGACCTACCTGGCCGCGCAGTACCTGCTGGTCAAGGGGGCGCTGGAGAGGCGGCAGGAGACCCCGGCCGCCCCGGCGGCGAACCGCGAAAGCCGTACCACCGTCTGA